The Chloroflexota bacterium genomic sequence AGCCCTTCGATCTTGCCGTCCATGATTTCGGAGAGGTTGTGGAGCGTCACGTCCATGCGGTGGTCCGTCACCCGGTTCTGCGGGAAGTTATAGGTGCGTATCTTCTCGGAGCGGTCGCCGGTGCCCACTTGGGAGCGCCGCGCGCTGGAGATGGCCTGTTCCTGTTTCTGCGTCTCCATGTCCATCAGGCGCGCCTGCAGGACCTTCATCGCTTTGGTCTTGTTCTTCAGCTGGGATCGCTCGTCCTGGCAGGTGGCGACGATGCCCGAGGGCAGGTGAGTGATGCGCACCGCTGTGGCGACCTTTTGGACGTTCTGCCCGCCGTGGCCTCCCGCGTGAAAGATGTCTATCTTCAGGTCGGCCGGGTTGATGTGGATGTCCACCTCCTCCACTTCCGGCAGCACCGCCACTGTGGCCGTGGAGGTATGGATGCGCCCGCTGGCCTCCGTCTCCGGCACCCGCTGGACGCGGTGGACGCCGCTTTCGTGCTTCAGGCGGCTATAGGCCCCCTTGCCGCGCACCTCAAAGATGATTTCCTTGAAGCCGCCGGCCCCGGAATCACTGCTGTCCATCACTTCCGCCGCCCAGCCCTTCATGGCGGCGTAGCGCGTGTACATCCGGTAGAGGTCGGCGGCAAAGATGCCCGCCTCGTCGCCGCCCGTGCCTGCGCGTATCTCCACGATGACGTTCTTCTCATCGTTCGGGTCCACCGGCAGGACCGCCACTTGCAGGTCTGGCCCCAGCCGGTCCCGGCGCCTCTCCAGGCTGGCCAGCTCGTCCTTCGCCATCGCCAGCATCTCGGCGTCGCCGCCGGAGGCGACCATCGCCTTCGCCTCGGCGATCTCCTTCTCGATGCGCTTGTATTCGCGGTAGAGCGTCACCGCCCGCTCGAGGGAGGCGCGCTCCTTGGCAAGCCCTTGCACCTTCTGGAAATCGGTCACGATATCGGGCCTGCCCATCATTTCGGCAAGCTCGTCGTACCGGCGCTCCTGGGCCTTCAGTTTCGGCAGCAGTTTTTCGATCATATGCGTCTATCGTGAGAAAGCCCCCGTCGCGGGGGCTTGAGATAGAGAAAGTATACCCCACCTGGGCATAGAGCGGTTTCCAGAAGGGCGGGCCGCGACACATCAAGGCTCGTTATCAAGGCTCCTGGGCGGTTGACTCCCCTGCCGCTCCCTCGCTATGCTCCCACTTCCTCGGGCGATGGCGGCGCAACCATGGAGGGCAGCGGGATGCTGATGGAGAAGGACTTCTCGGTCTTCGATTGCGATGCCCATATCAACGAGCCGCACACCATCTGGTCCGACTACGTAGAGCCGGAGTACAGAGAGGCCGTCAAAGCCGCCTTCTGGAAGGACGAAGACTTCGCCTACCTGACCGCCGCCGCCGCCTCGCTCATCGCCACCTGCCGCTGGGAGCCATCCGCCATCCGCTTCACCGCCACCACGCCTTGCCGCACCTCGTCGTCGCCCAGGATGAGCGCATAGGCTGCGCCCACGCTCTCCGCATAGCGCATCTGCGCCTTCATGCTCTTTCCGCCCGGCGCCAGCACCGCCGTCACGCCCTGCTCCCGAAGGGAGGAGGCCAGCGATAGCGCGTGCGCCCTCGCCCCATCGCCAAGGTGCACCACCACGGCCGTGATGCCGCGCTGTCCCGGCACGGCGATGCCCTGCCGCTTCAGGTTCAGGATGATGCGCTCCATCCCTGTGGCGAATCCCACGGCGGGAGTAGGCTTGCCGCCCAGCTGCTCGATGAGCCCATCGTACCGTCCGCCGCCGCCGATGGTGCTCTGCGCCCCATCCTCCTGCGGCACGATCTCGAAGACCGTGTGCGTGTAATAGTCCAGGCCTCGCACCAGCCGATGGTCTATCGTGAACGGGATATGCAGCGTCTTGAGTGAGGCGGTCAGCTCGTTCCAGTGCCCCCGCGAAGAGTCCGAAAGAAAGTCCAGCGTGCGCGGCGCCTGCTCCGTATGCGGCCGGCACGTCTCCTTCTTGCAGTCCAGGAGCCGCAGCGGGTTCGTCTCCAAGCGGCGCTTACAATCGCCGCAGAGCTGCGCCGCCAGGGGTTCGTAGTACCTCTTGAGCGCGGCGATGTACGTGGGCCTATCGCTCCTGTCGCCGATGCTGTTCAAGACGACCGTCAGGTTCCTCAGCCCCAGCTTCGCGAAGAGCCGCCACGCCATCTCGATGATTTCCACATCCACCGCCGCCTCTTGGCTTCCGATCGCCTCCACGTTCACTTGATGGAACTGGCGATAGCGCCCGGCTTGCGGGCGGTCGTAGCGAAACATTTGCGCGTGGATGGAGTAGAGGCGCACCGGCTGGGGCAGGACGTGCATCCCGTGCTCGAGGTAGGCGCGGCAGACCGGGGCCGTCCCCTCCGGGCGCAACGTCAGATCGTCGTTCCCCCGGTCCTTGAAGCTGTACGTCTCCTTCTCAACGATGTCCGTCGCCTCGCCCACCGAGCGGTTGAAGAGCTTCGCATCCTCGAAGATCGGCGTCTCTATGCGCCCATAGCCGAATCGCTCGCACAGCTCCGCAGCCGTGGTCTCCACATAGCGCCAGTACGGCTGGTCGGCGGGCAGGATATCAGCGGTGCCGCGGGGAGACCTAAACAAAGGGAGCCCCCGACCGGACGGCCAGACACTCTTTGATGGCCTTGCGCACGTTCTTCCCCGCCTCCGCCCGAGTCTTCCCTTGGCTGAAGCACCCTGGGATGGAAGGACATTCGGCGATGAACATCCCGTCTTCGTCCTGGGATATCGTGATAGGCAACTTCATCTCTTCAGTCCAAATACGGCCTGCCGACTCAGTATACCTGTTCAAGGCACAAGCGTATCTTCTCTTCACCATCTATCTCAGTGCGTCTGTGGAATCTGTGGCGAAATCTCCCCATCCGTGGATGTATAATTCCCCTGGTATCGTCACCACGGCCAACCCATGGACTACCCACGCGCCCTCCAGTACGTCCTCTCCTTCGCCGATTACGAACGCGCCTCCACGTCGCGCGTGAAGTACCGCGACTTCAACCTGAAGCGCGTCCGGGAGATGCTTCGCCGCCTCGGCAACCCGCACCTGGTCTATCCCTCTGTCCACATCGCCGGGACCAAGGGTAAGGGCAGCACCGTCGCCATGGTCGCCTCCATCCTCACTACGGCGGGCTATAAGACGGGCCAGTACACCTCGCCGCACCTGCATACCGTCCGCGAGCGCATCGCCATGGACGGCGAGCCCATCTCCGAACGCGACTTCGCCCAGCGCGTCACCGAGGTCCGCCAGGTCGTAGACATGGTCAACGCCGATCCCGTCCTCGGCCCTGTCACCGTCTTCGAAGTCCTTACTGTTCTCGCCTTCCTCCACTTCCGCAGAGCAGGCGCACACATCGCCGTTGTCGAAGTCGGCCTCGGCGGCCGCCTGGACGCCACCAACGTCCTGACGCCCAGGCTATGCGCCATCACCAATATCAGCCTGGACCACACGGAGGTCCTCGGCGATACGCTGGCCAAGATCGCGGAGGAGAAGGCCGGCATCATCAAGCCCGGCGTCCCCGTCGTCGTCAGCGCCCAGCAGCCCGAAGCGCTGGAGGCCATCGTGCGCATAGCCCAGGCCAAAGGGGCGCCTCTGGTGAACGCCGGCCGCGATACGTCCATCGAACTGCTCTCCAAGGACATCACCGGCCAGGAGTTGTCCATCACCACCGTCAAGCAGACCTATCGCGTGCGCCTGCCCCTCCTTGGCGATTTCCAGCGCGAGAATGCCGCCGCCGCCATCGCCATCTGCGAGACCCTCGGTGGCCTCGGCGCCACCATCACCCCCGAGGCCATCGTCCGCGGCCTCTCGCGCGTCAAGTGGCCCGCGCGCGTGGAGGTCGTCGCCCAAGAACCGCTCGTCATCGTGGACGGCGCGCACAACCCCTACTCCATCGCCCGCCTCCGCGAAAGCCTTCAGCACGATTTCACCTACGCCAATGCCCACCTCATCTTCGGCGTCAACCGCACAAAGGACCTTGGCGGCATGGTTGCCGCGCTCAAAGGACTGCCGGGCGATGTCATTGCCACAGCATCCCAGCATCCCAAGGCGGTCCCCGCCCAGGAGGTCGCGCAAGCCCTGGCGAGCGGCGGCATCCTCGCCATCACCAAGCCGGATACGGCCGCCGCCCTCGCCTATGCGAAGAGCCGCTACCGCAAAGGCGACCTCATCATCGCCACCGGCTCCCTCTTCATCGCCGGAGAGGTACGCGAAGCTGTCCTCGGCATCATCCCGGACGCCTACCCCGCCTCCAGCCCCACTGCGATATAGTGGATGCATGCCTAAGCACCGTCCCCCCTCCCAGCGCGTCGTCATCACCGGCCTTGGCGCGCTCACCCCTATCGGCAACACCGTCGCCGACTATTGGAAATCCCTCGTCGAAGGCCGCTCCGGCATCGCCCACTTCACCCTTATCAATCCCGAAGGCTACCCCTGCACCTATGCCGGCGAAGTGAAGGGCTTCTCGCCGGAAAACGTCATCGAGCCAAAGGCCGCGCGCCGCATGGCCCGCTTCTCCCAGTTCGCCGTCGTCGCCGCCGCCCAAGCCATCGCCGATGCCAAGCTCGATATGACCAGGGAAGACCCCTTCAAGGTCGGCGTCCTCCTCGGCAACGGCAACGGCGGCTACCCGACTATCGAAGAGGGCGTCCGTACCCTCGTCGCCAAGGGCGGTATGCGCCTCAGCCCCTTCTTCTTCCCCATGACCCTGCCGAACATGGCCGCCTCCCAAGTGAGCCTTACCTATGGCCTCAAGGGCTACTCCTCCACCGTCGTCACGGCCTGCGCCGCGGGCAACCAGGCCATCGGCGAGGCGGCGGAGGTGATTCGCCGCGGCAACTGCGACGTCATGGTCACCGGCGGCGTCGAGGCAGGCATCAGTCTCCTGGGCCTGGGCGGCTTTGCCGTGATGAAGGCCCTCAGCACCGGCTTCAACGATGATCCCTCCAAGGCCAGCCGCCCTTTCGATGCCAAGCGCGACGGCTTTATCCCCGCCGAAGGCGCGGGCATCCTCATCATCGAAAGCCTGGAGCACGCCATGCGACGCGGCGCAACCATCCACGCCGAGATCCTGGGCTACGGCGCATCGGCCGACGCCTTCCACATCGTCGCGCCCGATGAAGACGGCGCAGGCGCCGCCAAGGCCATGGAGCGCGCCATCGAGGATGCGGGCCTCGCGCCGGAAGAGGTGGACTACATCAACGCCCACGGCACCTCAACGCCCCTCAACGACCTCACGGAGACCCTCGCCATCAAGCGGCTCTTCGGCAAGCGCGCTTTCCAGGTACCCATCAGTTCGTCGAAATCCATGATCGGCCATGGCCTGGGCGCCGCGGGCGGCATGGAGGCTGTGGCCTGTGTGAAGACCATCACGGAAGGCATCATCCATCCCACCATCAACCAGGAAGTCCCCGACCCCAAGTGCGACCTCGATTACGTCCCCAATATCGCCCGCAAAAAAGAGGTCCGGGTCGCCATCAAGAACAGCTTCGGCTTCGGCGGCCAGAACGCCTGTGTCGCCTTTGGCCGCTTCGAAGCGTAGGCCCGAGTTCCGGCCTATTGTGGTATCTTGCTTGGAGGAATGAGGCAGGAGGACGCGGATGGCTCAGGCACAAATGAAACCCCGCAGATCAAACCGCGAGCAGTTGCATCGCCTTGTGGATCTTCTTCCCCGGAAGAATCTTTCTACCGCTCGCCGCCTTTTAGAGGAACTGAAGTCAAAGGATGACCCGGTTCTTCGGGCCGTCCTCAATGCCCCCTTCGATGATGAGGAGCTTTCAGAAGAGGGGGAAGCGGCTATCGCTGAAGGCCTTGCTGATTACAAAGCTGGGCGTGTGGTTCCCCACGAAGAGGTTCGACGAAGAAGCACTCGTCGCCAATGATTTGGCGACTTACCTGGTCAATCCGCGCCAGGAAAGATCAGACACGCCTCGATGAGGAGACCCACCAGCGGGTTCTTCGGGCCTTGGAGCGTTTCTGCGAAATAGGCTACGGTGACGTCAAGCTCCTTCACGGGCGTGAGCGCATTTCTCGGTTGCGGGTGGGGGACTGGCGCGTCTTTTTTGTTTTAGATTCACAATCTGAAACATTGACCGTTCTTCGAGTCCTCCACCGCCGTGAGGCCTATCGCTAGCCTTCCCTTCTCGGCGGCCAGAACGCCTGTGTCGCCTTTAGCCGCTTCGAAGCCTAGTTTCTCCTGTTGTGGACTTTGACAAAAAGTTCACAATCCACTATATTTTCAGTTCATCTTTTATCAGGACGCCCAGAGGCGCGGCCCCAGGCGCGGAAGCCGGAGAGGCAACCGGCCCTCGCCCACAGCCCCGCTGCTGGACCTCCGCCCAGCGCTTGGACGGGCGAGCGTAGGACATGGCTACCAGGGACAACAAGGAAGCTCGGGACTTCGTTTTCCATACGGTCAAGGAAAACGATGTCAAATTCATTCGCCTCTGGTTCACCGATATCCTCGGGAACCTGAAGGGCTTCGCCATCACGGTGGAGGAGCTCCGGGAGGCCATGGAGCGCGGCAAGCTCTTCGATGGCGCCGCCATCGAAGGCTACGCCCGCCACGGCGAGAGCGATATGATCGCCATGCCCGATCCCACCACCTTCACCCTGCTCCCCTGGCGTCCCAAGCAGAACGCCGTCGCCAAGATGTTTTGCGATGTGCTGACCCCCGAGGGCAAGCCCTTTGAAGGCGACCCGCGCCAGGTCCTCAAGCGCAACCTCAAGCGCGCCAGCGATATGGGCTACACCTATTACACCGGCGTCGAGCTGGAGTACTTCTATTTCAAGGACAGCATCGGCGCGCAGATCGTGGACCAGGGCGGCTACTTCGACCAGATCGCCCAAGAGCTCGGCGGCGACCTCCGCCGCGAGACGGTGCTGACCCTGGAGCAGATGGGCATCTCCGTCGAATACAGCCACCACGAAGGCGCCCCCAGCCAGCACGAGATTGACCTTCGCTACGGCGACGCCCTCACCATCGCCGATAGCATCATCACCTTCAAAGCCGTCGTCAAAGAGCTCGCCACCAAGCAGGGCGTCTACGCCAGCTTCATGCCCAAGCCCATCTTCGGCGTCAATGGCAGCGGCATGCACTTCCAGCAGTCTCTCTTTAAGGACGAAGGGAACGCCTTCGCCACCAAGAAGGGCCAGCACCAGCTCTCGGATATCGCCCAAAAGTTCCTGGCGGGACAGCTGCGCCACGCCCCGGAAATCACCATCGCCACCAACCAGTGGGTCAACTCCTACAAACGCCTCGTCCCCGGCTTCGAGGCCCCCATCCACGTCACCTGGTCCCGGGGCCGCAACGACCTCGCCCGCATCCCGGCCCACCGCCCCGGCCGCGAAGACGCCACGCGCATCGAATACCGAGCGCCGGACGCCGCCTGCAACCCCTACCTCGCCCTCAGCGCCCTCCTGGCCGCCGGCCTGGAAGGCATCGAGAAGAGCGCCCCGCTCCCGCCTCCTATGGAGCAGGACGCGGCCTCCCTCACCGAGGCCGAGCGCGCCAAGCTCGGCATAAAGAGCCTGCCGCGCAGCCTCCGCGAGGCAATCGAGGCGGCGGAGCAGGGCGCGCTCCTCCGCAAGGCCCTCGGCGACCATACCTACGAAAGCTTTATCGAGAACAAGCGCCTGGAGTGGGAGCAGTATCGCACCCAGGTGCACGATTACGAGATCAAGCGGTACTTACCGGTCCTGTGACCGGAAGCAACCCGGTGGAGCACGGCATGGCTAGCGGCAAACAGGACATGAGCGGCACCCTCTATGACCCGCGCTATGAGCGGGACGCTTGCGGCGTCGGCTTCGTCGCCGATGTCACGGGCCACAGGAGCCACGGCATCCTGGAGAAGGCCGTCCAGTGCGTCTGCAACGTCACTCACCGCGGCGCCATCAGCGGCGATGGCAAGACCGGCGATGGCGCAGGCATCACCACCCAGGTGCCGCACAAGCTCATGCAGCGCGAGATCGCCAAGCTCGGCCACCGCGCCCCCGATGGCAAGGACATCGCCGTCGGCATGGTCTTCCTCCCCGGCAAGAATTCCGAGGCCGCCAAGAAGTCCCGGGAGATCATCGAAGCCGCCGTCAAAGAGCAGGGCATCCACAGCTTCGGCTGGCGCAAAGTCCCCACCGACCAGTCCGCCCTGGGCGTCATGGCCCGCGAAAGCGAGCCCGAGATCGAACAGCTCCTCATGGGCCGCCACGGCGGCTCCGAGGAGAAGTTCGGCCGCGCCCTCTACCTGGCCCGCCGCGTCGCCGAAAATCACGCAGCCGAGAGCGGCCTCAATGACCTCTATATCCCCTCGTTCTCTGATAAGACCGTCGTCTACAAGGCCCTCCTCGTCGCGCCCCAGCTCGCCCACTTCTACCGCGACCTTGAGGACAAGGACTTCGAGACGGCCCTCGCCCTCTACCACCAGCGCTACAGCACCAACACCTTCCCCAACTGGTACCTCGCCCAGCCCTTCCGCTACCTGGCCCACAACGGCGAGATCAACACCCTCCAGGGCAACACCAACTGGATGCGCGCCCGCGAGCCGGAGCTCCACTCCAAGGTCTGGGGCGGCGACCTCAAGAAGCTCCTCCCCATCATCTGGGAGGGCGGCAGCGACTCCGCGATGCTCGATAACGCCGCCGAGTTGCTGGCCCAGTCCGGCCGCGACCTCCTCCACACCATGATGATGCTCGTCCCCGAGCCCTGGGAGAATATGCCCCACATGGAACCCCTGTGGAAGGAGTTCTACGAATACCACGCCTCCATCACGGAGCCTTGGGACGGCCCAGCCGCCCTCGCCTTCATGGACGGCGTCGTCGCCGGCGCCTGCCTCGATCGGAACGGCCTCCGCCCCGCGCGCTTCAAGCTCACGGACGATAACATCGTCGTCATGGGCTCCGAGGTCGGCGTCGTGGACCTGGACGATGCCCGCGTCATCGAAAAGGGTCGCCTCGGCCCCGGCGAGATGATCGCCGTGGACACCGGCAGGAAGCGCATCCTCCGCAACCGGGAGATCAAGAACAAGTACGCCTCCCGCGAGTCCTACGGCAAGTGGGTGCAGAAGCATCAGTACCGCCTCGGGCACGTGGATGGCCCCGCCAAGCCGGAAAGCCCCAACGGCCACCTGGACGTCTTCCAGCGCCAGCGCCTTTTCGGCTACACCCTGGAGGATATGTCCTTCGTCATCAAGGCCATGGTGCTGGATGGCAAAGAGCCCGTCTTCTCCATGGGCGACGACACCCCCCTCGCCGTCCTCGCCTATAAGCCGCGCCTTCTCTACAGCTACTTCAAGCAGCGCTTCGCCCAGGTCACCAACCCGCCCATAGACCCCTTGCGGGAAGAGCTCGTTATGTCCCTTAACGCCTACCTGGGCCCGCGCCACAGCCTCCTGGAGGAGACCCCGGAGCACGCCCACCTCATCCACCTCTCCTCGCCCCTCCTCTCCAATGAAGAGCTGGCGGCGCTCAAGGGCCTCCACGATAAGACCTTCAAGCACGCCGATCTCACCTGCACCTTCCTCGCCGCCGCCGGGGCCGAGGGCCTTGAAAAGGCCCTGGCCGACCTCTGCGCCTCCGCCCTCCACGCCATCGAGCAGGGCGCTTCTCTCCTGGTCCTCACCGATCGCGGCGCCGATGCCGTCTCCGCCCCCATCCCCGCCCTCCTCGCCGTCGGCGCGGTGCACCAGCACCTCATCCGCTCCGGCAAGCGCATGCGCGCCAGCCTCATCGTCGAGTCCGCCGAGCCGCGCGACGTCCATCACTTCGCGGCCCTCTTGGGCTACGGCGCCAACGCCGTGAACCCCTATCTCGGCTTCGAGATCATCGGCGAGCTCATCGAGGCCGGCGAGATCCCGGATATGGACCACAAGACGGCCCAGAAGAACTTCCGGAAGGCGATAGACGGCGGCATCCTGAAGATCATGTCCAAGATGGGCATCTCCACCGTCACCAGCTACCAGGGCGCGCAGATCTTCGAAGCCATCGGCGTCTCGAGCGCCCTCATCGAGCGCTGCTTCACCGGCACCACCTCGGCCATCGGCGGCATCGGCATCAAGGAGATCGCGGAAGACGTCGTCGCCCGCCACGCCCACGCCTTCCAGCCCGCCACCGGCAAGAAGCTCGACGACTACGGCTACTATCGCTTCCGGAAGGACGGCGAAGAGCACCTCAATAGCCCCGTGATGGTCAAGCTCATGCACGCCGCCGTCACCTCGGGCCGCTACGAGGACTACAAGGCCTTCTCCAAGCTCGTGGACGGCCGCGAAGCCATGGCCATCCGTGACCTCCTGGACTTCAAGCCCGGCTCGCCCATCCCCCTGGACCAGGTGGAGCCGGTGGAGGCCATCGTCAAGCGCTTCGTCAGCAGCGCCATGTCCCTCGGCGCCCTCAGCCCGGAGGCCCACACGACGCTCTCCAAGGCTATGAACCTCATCGGCGCCAAGAGCAACACCGGCGAAGGCGGCGACGACCCCTCACGCTACTGGCCCGGCCCCACCGGCGAATCGGCCCGCAGCGCCATCAAGCAGGTCGCCTCAGGCCGCTTCGGCGTCACCGCGGAATACCTCGCCTCCGCCGATGAGCTGGAGATCAAGATGGCCCAGGGCTCCAAGCCCGGCGAAGGCGGCCAGCTCCCCGGCCACAAGGTGGTGGAGCACATCGCCAGGCTGCGCCACGCCGTCCCCGGCATCCAGCTCATCTCGCCGCCGCCGCACCACGATATCTACAGCATCGAAGACCTGGCCCAGCTCATCTACGATCTCAAGCAGGCCAACCCCCGCGCGCGCATCGCCGTTAAGCTCGTCTCCGAATCAGGCGTCGGCACCATCGCCGCCGGCGTCGCCAAGGGCTATGCCGATAACATCCTCATCAGCGGCGATACCGGCGGCACCGGCGCATCGCCCCTCAGCTCCATCAAGAACGCCGGCGTCCCCTGGGAGATCGGCCTCGCCGAGACCCAGCAGACCCTCGTCATGAACGACCTCCGGGGCCGCGTCCGCGTCAAGACGGACGGCGGCATCCGCACCGGCCGCGATGTCGTCATCGCCGCCATGCTCGGCGCGGAGGATATCGGCTTCGGCACCGGCGCCCTCATCGCCATCGGCTGCAAGATGGCCCGCCAGTGCCACCTCAACACCTGCCCCGTCGGCGTCGCCACCCAGAAGGAGGAGCTGCGGAAGAAGTTTTTCGGCACCCCCCAGATGGCCGCCAACTACTTCCGCTTCGTCGCCATGGAGGTCCGCGAGATCCTCGCCTCCCTCGGCTATCGCAGCCTCGATGAGGTCATCGGCCACACCGACCTCCTGCGCCAGCGCCAGGTGAAGAACCCCCGCGCCCACCTGGTTGATCTGAGCAAGCTGCTTGCAAATCCCGACCCCTCCAACACCAAGCCGCGCCGCTGCAACACGCCCCGCAACGAGCGCCCCGGCGATATGCCCCTGGACATCCAGATCGTCAAGGACGCCCGCGCCGCCATCGAAGGCCCCAATCCCGTGAAGCTGGACTACGCCATCCGGAACGTGAACCGCACCGTAGGCGCGCGGCTGGCCGGCGAGATCGCATACCGCCATCACACTTCAACCATGCCGCGCCACGTTGCCGAGGTCACCTTCCGGGGCAGCGCTGGCCAGAGCTTCGGCGCCTTCTGCGTCGGCGGTCTGCGACTCGTCCTGGAGGGCGAGGCCAACGACTACGTCGGCAAGGGGATGGCCGCCGGCGAGATCATCGTGCGCCCGCCCAAGAACGTCCGCTTCGCCCCCAGCGAGAACATCATCATGGGCAACACCGTCCTCTATGGCGCCACCGGGGGCTTCCTCTTCGCCGCGGGCCGCGCCGGGGAGCGCTTCGCCGTCCGCAACAGCGGCGCCACCGCCGTCGTCGAAGGCGCGGGCGACCACTGCTGCGAATACATGACCGCCGGGCTTGTCGTCGTCCTCGGCGAGACGGGGCGCAACTTCGGCGCAGGCATGACCAACGGCCAGGCCTACGTTCTGGACGAGGCCGACCAGTTCATCCACCGCTACAACCCGGAGCTCATCTCCCACGCCCGCGTCGCGGAGCCGGAGGACGTCAGCGTCCTGCGCTCCCTGATCCAGCGCCACCTCGATTACACCGGCAGCCCCAAGGCCCGCGACATCCTGGACAACTGGCAGCGTTACCTGCCCAAGTTCTGGAAGGTCACGCCCATCGCCACCAAGCTCTCCAAGGAGCGCGAGAAGGCCCCCGGCCCCGACCCGGACGCCGCCCCCGCCGCCAAGCGGTAGGGGAGCAGGTTCTACCCTGCAACGGAGTCACCCTCTCCTTTTGTCCCTCCTCCATCTTCGCTCCCGAGGACGGGAGCTAGGGAGAGGAGAGGAAGCGGAGGGGCAGAGGGAGCAGGTTCCACCCTGCAACGGAGTCACCCTCTCCTTTTATTCCTCTCCCATCTTCGCTCCCGAGGACGGGAGCTAGGGAGAGGAGGGGGAGACGGGGGTGCAGGGGGCGCTGGCCCATTTGGTGGGAGTCAGGGGCGCGTGCCCCGCGCCCCTACAGGTTGTCCATCTTGTTGCCTCCTGATGTTTTGTTCATTCCGTCGGCTCCTTTCTTGGTTCTGAATGACTGAGTGGCGCGATGTGTGCGCAGGCGGCCCTTCTTTTCGAGTCTCGTTCCGCGAACGGAACGCCAAGTCCAATGCCCGCCGGTGGGCTGCACGTTCACCCGGAGGTGAGCGTCCGCAGTTGTGCACAGCGACATCCGTCGGCCGTATGAACCTGGCGCGGTCGTCATCCTTTCGCCAAATTGTGCTCCGGAACAGCCAAGGGCCGCCTGCGTCTTTTCGACCACGGCAGTTCATGACCTGCCGCAATCGGGACAAAAAGAAAGGGAGACGTCCCGATGCGGGCGGAAGCCCGAGCGGGACGCCTCCCCGGCTCTCTGTCCTGGCGAAGGCGTGAGCGTAGCGATACGCTCACGAAACAATACTAAACGGAGTAGGAGAGAGTGTCAAGTACACGGCAGATTGAGAATCACGATGTCATCTGCTGATTGACATACAGCAACCGGTCAAGCAGTATTACGTTACTAGCAGTCAATTTCGTATAGCGCAAGCTGAGTTGCATCCATGCGCAGCCCTCTGACCACAAGAATTAACAGCAACCGAAGCCCAGAGTCTTCCGGCGGTTTTATATATCGGGGCCACGCTGAGGGCTCACGGGAGAAGGCATGCCGAAAGCCGCGCCTTCTGGATCTTTTTTGTTGCGCGGGTGGAGCTGGGGTAGGCTACAGTCAAGCCGGGTTTGAGGTTGTGGGTGTGGACATCGACTCGCAGCCCAATTATCCATTTGCTTTTCTGCAGGCTGATGCACTCTCTCTCGATCCTGTGTTGATTACTCAGTTCGATGCAATCCACGCCCCTCTCCTCCTTGTCAGTCGTACTCCGACCTTGCGAAGCGTAATCGCAACGGCGATAAATGGCCGCGTTTGATCGAATTGGTA encodes the following:
- the prfA gene encoding peptide chain release factor 1, with protein sequence MLPKLKAQERRYDELAEMMGRPDIVTDFQKVQGLAKERASLERAVTLYREYKRIEKEIAEAKAMVASGGDAEMLAMAKDELASLERRRDRLGPDLQVAVLPVDPNDEKNVIVEIRAGTGGDEAGIFAADLYRMYTRYAAMKGWAAEVMDSSDSGAGGFKEIIFEVRGKGAYSRLKHESGVHRVQRVPETEASGRIHTSTATVAVLPEVEEVDIHINPADLKIDIFHAGGHGGQNVQKVATAVRITHLPSGIVATCQDERSQLKNKTKAMKVLQARLMDMETQKQEQAISSARRSQVGTGDRSEKIRTYNFPQNRVTDHRMDVTLHNLSEIMDGKIEGLIDQLLAHEQSRRLEEATA
- a CDS encoding histidine--tRNA ligase, with amino-acid sequence MFRSPRGTADILPADQPYWRYVETTAAELCERFGYGRIETPIFEDAKLFNRSVGEATDIVEKETYSFKDRGNDDLTLRPEGTAPVCRAYLEHGMHVLPQPVRLYSIHAQMFRYDRPQAGRYRQFHQVNVEAIGSQEAAVDVEIIEMAWRLFAKLGLRNLTVVLNSIGDRSDRPTYIAALKRYYEPLAAQLCGDCKRRLETNPLRLLDCKKETCRPHTEQAPRTLDFLSDSSRGHWNELTASLKTLHIPFTIDHRLVRGLDYYTHTVFEIVPQEDGAQSTIGGGGRYDGLIEQLGGKPTPAVGFATGMERIILNLKRQGIAVPGQRGITAVVVHLGDGARAHALSLASSLREQGVTAVLAPGGKSMKAQMRYAESVGAAYALILGDDEVRQGVVAVKRMADGSQRQVAMSEAAAAVR
- a CDS encoding type II toxin-antitoxin system HicB family antitoxin; amino-acid sequence: MKLPITISQDEDGMFIAECPSIPGCFSQGKTRAEAGKNVRKAIKECLAVRSGAPFV
- a CDS encoding bifunctional folylpolyglutamate synthase/dihydrofolate synthase, producing MDYPRALQYVLSFADYERASTSRVKYRDFNLKRVREMLRRLGNPHLVYPSVHIAGTKGKGSTVAMVASILTTAGYKTGQYTSPHLHTVRERIAMDGEPISERDFAQRVTEVRQVVDMVNADPVLGPVTVFEVLTVLAFLHFRRAGAHIAVVEVGLGGRLDATNVLTPRLCAITNISLDHTEVLGDTLAKIAEEKAGIIKPGVPVVVSAQQPEALEAIVRIAQAKGAPLVNAGRDTSIELLSKDITGQELSITTVKQTYRVRLPLLGDFQRENAAAAIAICETLGGLGATITPEAIVRGLSRVKWPARVEVVAQEPLVIVDGAHNPYSIARLRESLQHDFTYANAHLIFGVNRTKDLGGMVAALKGLPGDVIATASQHPKAVPAQEVAQALASGGILAITKPDTAAALAYAKSRYRKGDLIIATGSLFIAGEVREAVLGIIPDAYPASSPTAI
- the fabF gene encoding beta-ketoacyl-ACP synthase II, yielding MPKHRPPSQRVVITGLGALTPIGNTVADYWKSLVEGRSGIAHFTLINPEGYPCTYAGEVKGFSPENVIEPKAARRMARFSQFAVVAAAQAIADAKLDMTREDPFKVGVLLGNGNGGYPTIEEGVRTLVAKGGMRLSPFFFPMTLPNMAASQVSLTYGLKGYSSTVVTACAAGNQAIGEAAEVIRRGNCDVMVTGGVEAGISLLGLGGFAVMKALSTGFNDDPSKASRPFDAKRDGFIPAEGAGILIIESLEHAMRRGATIHAEILGYGASADAFHIVAPDEDGAGAAKAMERAIEDAGLAPEEVDYINAHGTSTPLNDLTETLAIKRLFGKRAFQVPISSSKSMIGHGLGAAGGMEAVACVKTITEGIIHPTINQEVPDPKCDLDYVPNIARKKEVRVAIKNSFGFGGQNACVAFGRFEA
- a CDS encoding type II toxin-antitoxin system RelE/ParE family toxin gives rise to the protein MIWRLTWSIRARKDQTRLDEETHQRVLRALERFCEIGYGDVKLLHGRERISRLRVGDWRVFFVLDSQSETLTVLRVLHRREAYR